One part of the Amphiura filiformis chromosome 5, Afil_fr2py, whole genome shotgun sequence genome encodes these proteins:
- the LOC140152509 gene encoding uncharacterized protein, with translation MDEWELSKENVQPLKSGRKVANLTAALQPNNVDRQQIILQRQALEAELRAYVGDDPIAPWDNYIRWTEQTFPRGGKESNMMVLLQRCVQQFKDEACYKNDPRYVGAWLKLATSFSSDPLEMYQFMRDQGIGFQAADFYEAYAWQLEQVGNTKKADSVYQEGINCKALPLGRLEGLHREFQYRVARSTMEQMQEAEYDQPQPRGPQRSVLGGLKGRGKQHKVGTQRTGGAVKRSGSAGLGIQTPASQLGNQFAVFDEEAGASSHPAGAAAALPAPTGEWENMPPPEQARKGNEPNAGPWAGQRVRQSRTPSIGLDEVSSYSRASFTVHVDDTPQPITTPHKLPEMGNQVLSARKPAKPTDTLKNIQKAIISTTDDGKTKVMYCKHLIYGGTTEMSIEEIRAIKVKAKKEEKRLAAEREALRKRQEGLQEQQQLMLQKQEEFERKVQERLEQQQLRHQEELKRIQEQQQMREQELHMKMMTMQPPPPQVAPPHHAASHIPPPQVSQENVVPSHPIQVHRNNAVDQQNGGIAAPVARFPVAQNVRSRPANENEQPMDIAAAAPQQPMMQIHHDVPTAKPVTAPTPEEKHRQTVDRAQQQLQELRHQMHNHQLNESVCASGKEQLGNNQEQQDQTGIISCQQQLQFDETKTVNWQHLIAQTNQPTPYLTNIAQSNLPTPSLSKINKPPPLPINTSVVTPNASGVFNTSSANTSQLKTPLDRSRPDSRASSNSGRLHRFTPCRTPRGIAAPSPTVNTKEALGAIMAMLNNPLAVDEGWKPTMDEDLSGVSDNQKFDFASEFTKEEPKPPTKCAFAIATDDDEFKYLDNQENHPPKDYVAPEPDARPRSGILQPSIGVPVMPVDQEQDAPMEQQHEEQDGEMEGIEPMKQDENDMQHQANATSYHESTIMHHSTHAAFEAAARMASTPFNPQFGSERPSFSLAMSSIKAPMNSSLHQPTPNPPAPTESHPISSAPFSIFPDPVPPATVAKPCESSIPAVQMKEEAANGSQTVGAARVEVSGIESFDINETTINPPRQLSPIMETSAEDNPSSASSSNGSQPPSLAASQIQQHQQQSVTSDSLHMSAMKSAQKLNASNLANSDNKENIASQHKVDVSQLSNFVSVRKSSSSSQGSVGESKYESEFHIDNDDLFCSTKIHDSKVGDMQSHFQQNENGLANDMSSLMINNQSLHKSWVAPQDQDTSISAAAIAHQNQSLLNHSSRPVDYHSQSNLENHYKSMHESRIEEQLQNLSIHQDSAAVTSQQQNQSVLNYSSARPSEQQNQSVLNYSTARPSEQQNQSVLNYSTARPSEQQNQSVLNYSTARPSEQQNQSVLNYSTARPSEQQNQSVLNYSTARPSEQQNQSVLNYSSAQQQNQSMLNYSSARPSEHQNQSLLNFSSTIPSEQQNQSMLNYSSARPSEQLIINPWDSGLIQNLLANLKPPLTSYPGYTVIENGLPGIGPDLAVGLGNELYTISEKVGQGAFATIYSANILDEDDFELDGGDKNVALKVEKPACPWEFYISKQLQIRTKKLGGVNVSKSLMDIENAYLFDNGSCLITELYTSGTLLDVVNRCGKDGLPEAVIVYFSIELLHLMEKMHTSQIIHGDIKPDNILLTNMDTGDFNGNEGYPAISEGYTKYIKLIDMGRGIDMSLFPAGTVFTARSGTSGFDCVEMQTGRPWTFQTDLYGLAGTLFCMLCGTYMKTYQEGGRWKTTAKWKRYWKADWKSILDSLLNIPSCQEQPSLASIRQDLEVVFDSHYRESKFEDAMVNLANLI, from the exons GGAATTCCAGTACCGAGTAGCTCGTTCTACAATGGAACAAATGCAGGAAGCTGAATATGATCAGCCTCAGCCAAGGGGACCACAGAGAAGTGTGTTAGGAGGACTCAAAGGAAGAGGCAAGCAGCACAAAGTTGGTACACAACGTACAGGCGGGGCAGTTAAGAGAA GTGGATCAGCAGGGCTAGGTATACAAACCCCAGCCAGTCAATTAGGTAATCAATTTGCTGTGTTTGATGAAGAGGCCGGTGCATCAAGTCACCCTGCTGGTGCAGCTGCTGCTTTACCTGCACCCACTGGTGAATGGGAGAACATGCCGCCACCGGAACAAGCCAGAAAAGGAAATGAACCTAACGCCGGTCCTTGGGCTGGCCAAAGG GTACGCCAATCAAGAACCCCATCAATTGGCCTTGATGAAGTATCCAGCTACTCAAGAGCAAGCTTTACAGTCCATGTTGATGACACACCACAGCCAATTAC GACACCTCACAAACTGCCAGAGATGGGAAACCAAGTTCTGAGTGCTCGCAAGCCAGCAAAGCCAACTGACACTCTGAAAAACATCCAGAAG gCAATAATTAGTACCACCGATGATGGTAAAACTAAAGTGATGTATTGTAAACATCTCATCTATGGCGGCACAACTGAGATGTCCATTGAAGAGATCCGAGCCATCAAAGTCAAGGCTAAGAAAGAGGAAAAGCGTCTTGCTGCGGAAAGAGAAGCCTTGAGGAAGAGACAGGAGGGTCTCCAAGAACAGCAACAGCTGATGCTTCAGAAGCAAGAAGAATTTGAAAGGAAAGTGCAGGAGAGACTAGAACAGCAGCA ATTGAGACACCAAGAAGAGCTGAAACGGATCCAAGAACAACAGCAGATGAGGGAACAAGAACTTCACATGAAAATGATGACCATGCAACCTCCGCCCCCTCAAGTAGCACCACCTCATCATGCAGCTTCTCACATTCCTCCACCTCAAGTGAGTCAAGAGAATGTTGTCCCCAGCCATCCCATTCAGGTGCATAGAAATAACGCTGTTGATCAACAAAATGGTGGGATAGCTGCTCCTGTTGCTAGGTTCCCTGTTGCACAGAATGTGAGGTCAAGACCAGCAAATGAGAATGAACAACCAATGGACATTGCTGCTGCAGCTCCTCAGCAGCCCATGATGCAAATTCACCATGATGTGCCAACAGCCAAACCAGTCACAGCTCCCACACCAGAGGAGAAGCATCGCCAAACTGTAGACAGAGCTCAGCAACAGCTGCAAGAGCTTAGACATCAGATGCACAATCATCAGTTGAATGAGTCTGTGTGTGCTAGTGGCAAGGAACAGCTGGGTAATAACCAGGAGCAACAAGATCAAACAGG AATAATATCTTGCCAACAACAATTACAGTTTGATGAGACCAAGACAG TTAATTGGCAGCACCTTATAGCCCAAACTAACCAACCCACACCATATCTCACTAATATAGCCCAAAGTAACCTGCCCACACCCTCTCTCAGTAAAATCAACAAACCACCGCCTCTTCCCATCAACACCAGTGTTGTTACACCTAATGCGTCTGGAGTCTTCAACACATCATCCGCCAACACGTCCCAGCTAAAGACGCCGCTAGACCGCTCACGTCCAGATAGCCGTGCCTCTTCTAACAGTGGACGTCTGCATCGTTTTACGCCATGTCGCACTCCACGAGGTATTGCAGCGCCCTCACCGACAGTGAACACAAAAGAAGCTCTTGGTGCAATTATGGCTATGCTGAATAATCCTCTCGCAGTTGATGAAGGTTGGAAGCCAACAATGGATGAAGATTTGAGTGGTGTTAGTGACAATCAGAAGTTTGATTTTGCATCAGAATTTACAAAAG AGGAGCCCAAACCACCAACCAAATGTGCATTTGCCATTGCTACAGATGATGATGAATTCAAATATTTAGACAACCAAGAAAATCA CCCTCCTAAGGATTATGTTGCCCCTGAGCCTGATGCTCGCCCAAGGTCGGGTATTCTCCAGCCATCTATTGGTGTACCAGTGATGCCAGTAGATCAAGAACAAGATGCACCTATGGAACAGCAACATGAAGAACAG GATGGTGAAATGGAAGGTATTGAACCCATGAAACAAGATGAAAATGACATGCAGCACCAAGCCAATGCTACTAGCTACCATGAGTCTACCATCATGCACCACTCAACGCATGCAGCATTTGAAGCTGCAGCCCGTATGGCTTCCACACCCTTCAACCCTCAATTTGGATCTGAGAGGCCATCTTTCTCACTAGCAATGAGTTCCATCAAAGCACCTATGAATAGCAGTCTGCATCAACCCACACCCAATCCACCTGCTCCTACTGAGAGTCATCCTATTTCATCAGCTCCATTCAGTATATTCCCTGACCCTGTTCCCCCGGCGACAGTTGCCAAACCATGTGAGTCCTCCATCCCAGCAGTACAGATGAAAGAGGAAGCAGCTAATGGCAGTCAAACTGTTGGTGCTGCTAGAGTTGAAGTATCTGGTATCGAGAGTTTTGATATTAACGAAACAACAATCAATCCTCCAAGACAGCTCAG TCCTATTATGGAGACCAGCGCTGAAGACAACCCTTCTTCTGCATCCTCTTCCAATGGATCTCAACCTCCATCACTAGCAGCTAGCCAAATCCAGCAGCATCAACAGCAGTCTGTGACCAGCGACAGTTTGCACATGTCTGCTATGAAGAGTGCACAGAAGCTGAATGCTTCTAACCTTGCTAACAGTGACAATAAGGAAAACATTGCAAGCCAGCACAAAGTTGATGTCAGTCAGCTGTCCAACTTTGTGAGTGTAAGGAAGTCAAGCTCTTCAAGTCAAGGAAGTGTCGGGGAGAGTAAATACGAAAGTGAATTTCACATTGATAATGACGACCTTTTCTGTAGCACTAAAATTCATGACTCAAAAGTGGGAGACATGCAGAGCCATTTCCAGCAAAATGAGAATGGACTTGCAAATGATATGAGTTCTTTGATGATTAACAATCAGTCGCTGCACAAATCATGGGTAGCACCACAAGATCAAGACACTAGTATTTCTGCTGCTGCAATAGCACATCAAAATCAGTCTCTACTGAATCATTCATCTAGACCAGTTGATTATCACTCACAAAGCAACCTTGAAAACCATTACAAATCAATGCATGAATCCAGAATTGAAGAGCAGTTACAGAACCTTAGTATCCATCAAGATAGCGCAGCAGTCACTTCTCAGCAGCAAAACCAATCTGTCCTCAATTACTCCTCGGCCAGACCGAGTGAACAGCAGAACCAATCTGTCCTCAATTACTCCACAGCCAGACCGAGTGAACAGCAGAACCAATCTGTCCTCAATTACTCCACTGCCAGACCGAGTGAACAGCAGAACCAATCTGTCCTCAATTACTCCACTGCCAGACCGAGTGAACAGCAGAACCAATCTGTCCTCAATTACTCCACTGCCAGACCGAGTGAACAGCAGAACCAATCTGTCCTCAATTACTCCACTGCCAGACCGAGTGAACAGCAGAACCAATCTGTCCTCAATTACTCCTCGGCCCAACAGCAGAACCAATCAATGCTCAATTACTCCTCAGCAAGACCTAGTGAACACCAGAACCAATCTCTGCTCAACTTCTCCTCCACTATACCAAGCGAACAGCAGAACCAATCTATGCTCAATTACTCCTCTGCCAGACCAAGTGAACAGCTTATCATCAATCCGTGGGATAGTGGATTGATACAAAATTTACTAGCCAATTTGAAGCCACCACTCACCTCTTACCCTGGGTATACAGTCATCGAGAATGGTCTTCCTGGTATTGGGCCTGACTTGGCTGTTGGTTTAG GTAATGAGCTCTACACCATATCTGAAAAAGTAGGTCAAGGTGCGTTTGCTACCATCTACTCAGCTAACATTCTTGATGAGGATGATTTTGAGTTGGATGGAGGTGATAAAAATGTAGCGTTGAAAGTGGAGAAGCCAGCTTGTCCTTGGGAATTCTACATCAGCAAGCAACTACAGATCAGAACCAAGAAACTAGGTGGAGTCAATGTG AGCAAGTCCCTGATGGATATTGAGAATGCCTACTTGTTTGACAATGGTAGCTGTCTCATCACAGAACTGTATACTTCAGGCACATTGCTGGATGTCGTCAATCGCTGTGGCAAAGATGGTTTGCCGGAAGCAGTCATCGTTTACTTTTCTATAGAATTGTTGCATTTGATGGAGAAGATGCATACCAGTCAGATTATCCATGGAGACATCAAACCTGATAACATCCTGCTGACTAACATGGA CACGGGTGATTTCAATGGCAATGAGGGTTACCCAGCCATATCAGAGGGCTACACCAAGTATATCAAGTTGATTGACATGGGACGTGGCATTGACATGAGTCTATTCCCAGCCGGCACTGTATTCACTGCAAGAAGTGGAACATCAGGGTTTGATTGTGTAGAGATGCAGACAGGCAGACCTTGGACATTCCAG ACTGACTTGTATGGCCTGGCCGGGACACTGTTCTGTATGTTGTGTGGTACCTACATGAAGACCTACCAGGAAGGAGGAAGATGGAAGACTACTGCCAAATGGAAACG GTACTGGAAAGCTGATTGGAAGAGCATACTAGACTCGCTGCTCAACATTCCAAGTTGTCAAGAGCAACCATCTTTGGCCAGTATACGTCAAGATCTGGAAGTTGTTTTCGATAGCCACTACAGAGAGTCCAAATTTGAGGATGCCATGGTCAATCTAGCTAACTTGATCTGA